One genomic window of Ilyobacter polytropus DSM 2926 includes the following:
- the uvrB gene encoding excinuclease ABC subunit UvrB, producing the protein MFKLHSNYKPTGDQPEAIKKISENIKENVKDQVLLGVTGSGKTFTVANIIKDTGRPAIIMAPNKTLAAQLYSEYKSFFPENAVEYFVSYYDYYQPEAYIPSTDTFIEKDSSINDEIDKLRNAATAALINRRDVIIVASVSAIYGLGSPETYKKMTIPIDLKTGIERKKFLEKLVSLRYERNDIAFERGKFRIKGDVVDIYPSYMETGYRLEFWGDDLESISEINTLTGKKVRSGLERISIMPATHYVTEENEIERIIEDIKEDLKIQIKKFESEGKLLEAQRIKQRTEYDLEMIREVGYCKGIENYSRYLAGKEPGESPHTLLEYFPKDFLIFIDESHIAVPQIRGMYKGDRSRKETLVANGFRLPSALDNRPLRFEEFREIANQTVFVSATPGDYEMDVSKGQVAEQLVRPTGILEPLIDVRPTANQVDDLLEEVRIRSEKKQRVLVTTLTKKMAEELTEYYIGFGVKAKYMHSDIDTLERIEIIRGLRRGEFDVLVGINLLREGLDIPEVSLVAVLEADKEGFLRSRRSLIQTMGRAARNIEGKVILYGDVMTGSMKEAIEETKRRRKVQKEYNKTYNIDPKTVIREISEEVLNFDYGVDIDSYEKEKVKRVFTSKKDIEKEIGKLKKEIKILSEELDFEKAIIKRDEMIKLQELLLEL; encoded by the coding sequence ATGTTTAAACTCCATTCAAACTATAAACCAACAGGAGATCAGCCTGAAGCTATAAAAAAAATATCTGAAAATATAAAGGAGAATGTAAAGGACCAAGTGCTTTTGGGGGTAACAGGATCTGGAAAAACCTTTACCGTGGCAAATATAATAAAAGATACTGGAAGACCTGCAATTATAATGGCTCCTAATAAAACCCTGGCAGCTCAGCTTTACTCAGAATATAAATCTTTTTTTCCGGAAAATGCTGTGGAATATTTTGTCTCGTACTATGATTATTATCAGCCTGAGGCATATATTCCATCTACAGATACCTTTATAGAAAAAGATTCATCAATAAACGATGAGATAGATAAGTTGAGGAATGCCGCCACTGCAGCACTTATAAACAGAAGAGACGTAATAATCGTGGCATCTGTATCTGCTATATATGGTTTAGGATCTCCAGAGACCTATAAAAAGATGACCATTCCAATTGATCTTAAGACAGGAATAGAAAGGAAAAAGTTTCTTGAAAAACTTGTTTCCCTGAGATACGAAAGAAATGACATAGCCTTTGAAAGGGGAAAGTTTAGGATAAAAGGGGATGTAGTAGACATATATCCTTCATACATGGAAACAGGCTACAGACTTGAATTCTGGGGGGATGACCTCGAGAGCATATCTGAAATAAACACCCTTACTGGGAAAAAAGTAAGAAGCGGACTTGAAAGAATCAGTATAATGCCTGCCACACATTATGTTACAGAGGAAAATGAAATAGAAAGAATAATCGAAGATATAAAAGAAGACCTCAAAATTCAGATAAAGAAATTTGAGAGTGAAGGAAAACTTCTTGAAGCTCAGAGAATAAAACAAAGGACAGAATATGATCTAGAGATGATTAGAGAAGTGGGATACTGTAAGGGTATAGAAAATTATTCTAGATACCTGGCAGGAAAAGAACCTGGGGAATCCCCGCATACACTCTTAGAGTATTTTCCAAAGGATTTTCTGATATTTATAGATGAGTCTCATATAGCTGTTCCACAGATAAGGGGAATGTACAAGGGAGACCGTTCTAGGAAAGAAACTTTAGTTGCCAACGGGTTCCGACTTCCATCTGCGTTAGATAATAGGCCCCTTAGATTTGAAGAATTTCGTGAGATAGCAAATCAGACTGTCTTTGTATCTGCAACTCCAGGAGACTATGAGATGGATGTAAGCAAAGGACAGGTGGCAGAGCAGCTGGTTAGACCTACAGGTATACTCGAGCCCCTTATAGATGTGAGGCCGACTGCCAATCAGGTAGACGACCTTTTAGAAGAGGTGAGAATAAGGTCAGAAAAAAAACAAAGGGTTTTGGTTACCACTCTCACCAAAAAAATGGCGGAGGAGCTTACAGAATATTACATAGGATTCGGAGTAAAGGCAAAATACATGCATTCAGATATAGACACACTGGAAAGAATAGAAATTATACGAGGACTGAGACGTGGAGAGTTTGATGTCCTTGTGGGAATAAATCTATTGAGAGAGGGTCTAGACATCCCAGAGGTCTCTCTTGTGGCGGTGCTAGAAGCAGACAAAGAAGGCTTCCTTAGAAGCAGAAGATCCTTAATACAGACCATGGGAAGGGCAGCAAGAAATATAGAGGGAAAAGTTATACTTTATGGAGATGTCATGACCGGTTCTATGAAAGAAGCTATAGAGGAAACAAAAAGAAGAAGAAAAGTACAGAAAGAATACAACAAAACATATAATATAGATCCTAAGACAGTTATAAGAGAGATATCTGAAGAAGTTTTAAATTTTGACTATGGAGTGGATATAGACAGTTATGAAAAAGAAAAAGTAAAAAGAGTATTTACTTCTAAAAAGGATATAGAAAAAGAGATTGGAAAATTAAAGAAAGAGATTAAAATCTTGTCAGAAGAACTGGATTTTGAAAAAGCGATCATAAAAAGAGATGAGATGATCAAATTACAGGAACTTTTACTGGAACTATAA
- a CDS encoding bis(5'-nucleosyl)-tetraphosphatase has product MIWEKSCGGIIFFSENGKDKFLVIKQLSGYYGFPKGHIEDNETEEETALREVYEEVGLKAVIIEGFRETLDYQINKNIMKEAVFFLMKSDEKNVILDKNEVLEYAWLDYKEAWQKITFEEEKEAFLRAYEYLKEVKNGR; this is encoded by the coding sequence ATGATATGGGAAAAATCCTGTGGAGGAATAATATTTTTTTCAGAAAATGGTAAAGATAAATTTTTGGTGATAAAACAACTGAGTGGTTATTACGGATTTCCAAAGGGGCATATAGAAGATAATGAGACGGAGGAAGAGACTGCTCTAAGGGAGGTATATGAAGAGGTAGGTTTGAAAGCAGTGATAATAGAGGGATTCAGAGAAACTCTAGACTATCAGATAAATAAGAATATAATGAAGGAAGCTGTTTTTTTTCTTATGAAAAGTGACGAAAAAAATGTTATCCTAGATAAGAATGAAGTATTGGAATATGCGTGGCTAGATTATAAAGAAGCCTGGCAGAAGATAACCTTTGAAGAGGAAAAAGAAGCTTTTTTACGAGCCTATGAATATCTGAAAGAGGTGAAAAATGGAAGATAG
- the xseA gene encoding exodeoxyribonuclease VII large subunit yields MEDRIYTVSQFNKMVKDYLEDNNNLKNFFLKGEISGVNYYKSGHLYFSLKDKNCQVRCTAFGYRYKKIPEDLKEGDSVKIFGDATLYEARGDFQIMVRHLEKENKMGALYEELEKVKKELSEKGYFDRDKKRPMPSLPQTIGVITSGTGAAVRDIINTARLRYPNINIYVYPAKVQGLGAAKEVIRGIEALNKIEEIDLIIAGRGGGSIEDLWTFNEKDVALAYFNSKKPIVSAVGHEIDVLLTDFTADLRSSTPTHASEMVVPEKKKLQESIENREKYLKSYLRKYIHKKKDEISNRRNSFVIKNFQRLVQEKNMEVLDKEREFIKSYERYILKKRQEMEMKVEKLKALNPDNILKRGYSITSSNGKVIKNAHDIEPGEILETIFHIGKSTSVVKEIDVDEKGII; encoded by the coding sequence ATGGAAGATAGGATATATACAGTTTCCCAGTTTAATAAGATGGTCAAAGATTATCTAGAAGATAACAATAATCTGAAAAACTTTTTTTTAAAGGGTGAAATTTCAGGGGTTAATTATTATAAAAGCGGCCATCTTTATTTTAGTCTGAAAGATAAAAACTGTCAGGTAAGATGTACTGCCTTTGGCTATAGATATAAAAAAATACCTGAGGATCTAAAAGAGGGAGACAGTGTAAAAATATTCGGAGATGCCACACTCTATGAGGCCAGAGGTGATTTTCAGATTATGGTACGTCACCTAGAGAAAGAGAATAAAATGGGTGCTCTCTATGAAGAGTTGGAAAAGGTTAAAAAAGAACTTTCTGAAAAAGGGTATTTTGACCGGGATAAAAAAAGGCCCATGCCATCACTGCCTCAGACAATAGGAGTTATAACCTCAGGAACAGGTGCCGCAGTGAGAGATATAATAAATACAGCAAGACTCAGATATCCAAATATAAATATATATGTATATCCTGCAAAAGTACAAGGACTAGGTGCGGCAAAAGAGGTCATAAGAGGAATAGAGGCTTTGAATAAAATAGAGGAGATCGATTTGATAATAGCCGGAAGAGGTGGAGGAAGTATAGAGGATTTATGGACATTTAATGAAAAAGATGTGGCTCTGGCGTATTTTAATTCTAAAAAGCCCATCGTCTCAGCAGTGGGGCATGAAATAGACGTATTACTTACAGATTTTACTGCTGATCTAAGATCTTCTACACCTACCCATGCTTCAGAAATGGTAGTTCCTGAAAAGAAAAAACTTCAGGAAAGTATTGAAAATCGTGAAAAATACCTGAAAAGTTATCTGAGAAAATATATTCACAAAAAAAAGGATGAGATCAGCAATAGAAGGAATTCCTTTGTTATAAAAAATTTCCAGAGATTAGTTCAGGAAAAAAATATGGAAGTTTTAGACAAAGAGCGGGAGTTTATAAAAAGTTATGAAAGATATATTTTGAAAAAAAGACAGGAGATGGAGATGAAAGTGGAAAAACTAAAGGCTCTAAATCCTGATAATATACTCAAAAGGGGATATAGTATAACCAGCTCTAATGGAAAAGTAATAAAAAATGCCCATGATATAGAACCTGGGGAAATACTGGAAACTATTTTTCATATAGGGAAATCAACTAGTGTAGTAAAGGAGATAGATGTTGATGAAAAAGGCATTATTTAG
- a CDS encoding tetratricopeptide repeat protein yields the protein MKKALFSLIFIFTGIFSYSMEKSELINEGIYQIQMGNYWRGKEYLEDYLTLEEDIEAYLYLIEADKKLGNLNRADSVASTASKKYPEDTRPLYERVLIRKLMADNEKTGWKKNKYNKEYYEMFEKYLAKTKYTDSDKIFQLGSIYFKNNLYEKANNIFVKEKNHDERNIFGAATTYRFLGEYRKAALLYGKILQVNPDFYEAYLGRGVSYQLLGDYGRAAKDFEICLEYKKNINIYVGLANMYINMERYNSAKEILEKAQKDYPGSQNIKRLLIEVYSKIER from the coding sequence ATGAAAAAGGCATTATTTAGTCTTATTTTTATTTTTACAGGGATATTTTCCTATTCAATGGAAAAATCAGAGCTTATAAATGAAGGTATTTATCAAATTCAGATGGGAAATTACTGGAGAGGAAAAGAGTATCTCGAAGATTATCTGACCTTAGAAGAGGATATAGAGGCTTATCTTTATCTTATAGAAGCAGATAAAAAACTAGGAAATTTAAACCGGGCAGACAGCGTAGCTTCAACAGCTTCGAAAAAATATCCAGAAGATACAAGACCTTTATATGAGAGAGTCTTGATAAGAAAACTCATGGCAGATAATGAGAAAACAGGGTGGAAAAAAAATAAATATAATAAAGAATATTATGAGATGTTTGAAAAGTACCTGGCCAAAACAAAATATACAGACAGCGACAAAATATTCCAGCTTGGGAGTATATACTTTAAAAATAATTTATATGAAAAGGCCAATAATATTTTTGTAAAAGAAAAGAACCACGATGAGAGAAATATCTTTGGTGCAGCGACAACATATAGATTTTTGGGAGAGTATAGAAAAGCGGCTCTTTTATACGGTAAGATACTTCAGGTAAATCCGGATTTTTATGAGGCCTACCTTGGAAGAGGGGTATCCTATCAGCTGCTAGGTGATTATGGAAGAGCTGCAAAGGATTTTGAAATATGTCTCGAATATAAAAAAAATATAAACATTTATGTAGGGCTGGCAAACATGTATATTAATATGGAGAGATATAACAGTGCAAAAGAAATCTTGGAAAAAGCACAAAAGGATTATCCAGGTTCTCAGAATATAAAACGCCTTCTTATAGAGGTGTATTCTAAAATCGAGAGATAG
- the dprA gene encoding DNA-processing protein DprA, giving the protein MEWYRLRVAGVKDSLIRKFMKNFDNYEDILKLDGSQLERYYNLNSEEVKLIMGSCNLDSELEKEMDILEKNKIKIMSLHDSRYPIFLKNIASPPVFLYVKGKGEFCDKNIGVVGTRKMTAYGQTACERITMDLVDAGVTTVSGLALGIDGVCHRKTLEKNGNSIAVVGNGLDIVYPQENSKIWERMEREGTIISEFPLGTRPNHYNFPMRNRIIAGLSKGVVVVESMAKGGSLITAGLALEEGRDVFAVPGDVFSPSSEGCNDLIKKSEAKLIVSGMDILKEYGWDRGKESISQNAGVNLKGKEKIVFNILKKEMNLDELIMSTGIRAGELLAVLMELELKGLICGAPGGKYRRKVV; this is encoded by the coding sequence ATGGAATGGTATAGACTCAGGGTGGCAGGAGTAAAGGATTCTCTTATAAGAAAATTCATGAAAAATTTTGATAACTATGAAGATATACTGAAATTGGACGGATCACAATTAGAGAGATACTACAATCTTAATTCAGAAGAGGTAAAACTCATCATGGGCTCTTGTAATCTGGATTCTGAGCTAGAAAAAGAAATGGATATACTGGAAAAAAACAAAATAAAAATTATGAGCCTACATGACAGCAGATATCCTATTTTTCTGAAAAATATAGCATCACCTCCTGTGTTTCTTTATGTAAAGGGAAAGGGAGAGTTTTGTGATAAGAATATAGGGGTTGTAGGGACTAGAAAAATGACTGCCTATGGACAGACGGCCTGTGAACGTATAACAATGGATCTAGTAGATGCAGGTGTAACTACAGTAAGCGGACTGGCTTTAGGGATAGACGGTGTCTGTCACAGGAAGACCTTGGAAAAAAACGGGAACAGTATAGCTGTAGTAGGCAACGGCCTGGATATAGTATACCCCCAGGAAAACAGCAAAATATGGGAAAGAATGGAAAGAGAGGGTACGATAATAAGTGAATTTCCTTTGGGGACAAGGCCCAATCACTATAATTTTCCCATGAGAAACAGAATAATAGCAGGTCTGAGCAAGGGAGTGGTGGTAGTAGAGAGTATGGCTAAAGGTGGCAGCCTTATCACAGCTGGACTTGCTTTGGAAGAGGGAAGGGACGTATTTGCAGTTCCTGGGGATGTTTTTTCACCTTCTTCAGAAGGATGCAACGATCTTATAAAAAAAAGTGAAGCAAAATTAATAGTATCGGGCATGGACATCTTAAAAGAATACGGATGGGACAGGGGAAAAGAAAGTATTTCCCAAAATGCCGGTGTAAATCTTAAAGGAAAAGAAAAAATTGTTTTTAATATTTTAAAAAAGGAAATGAACCTTGATGAACTTATAATGTCTACAGGCATAAGGGCTGGAGAACTGTTAGCAGTTCTTATGGAGCTTGAATTAAAGGGCCTTATATGCGGAGCTCCAGGGGGGAAATACAGACGAAAAGTCGTCTAA